GATTCTGGTTTCAGCCGGTTTTGATGCCCACATGGATGATCCCCTTGCCGGGATGAATGTAACCGATGAGGGGTTCGGGTGGATGACGGAGTTTCTGGTCGATCTGGCCGGGGAGCATTGCGGGGGGCGTCTCCTTTCCTTGCTGGAAGGGGGATACAGTCTTTCCGGGCTCAAAGGGGCGGTGCGAATGCATCTGCGGGCACTGGTGAAAGTGTGAAGGGGATCAAGGTTTATTCCCTTCTTTATCCAAATTTCCGTTGTTATGATTTTGACGTTTTTCTCCTTCCCATTGCAGTATTCTGATGACCGGAGGTCGGCAGGCCTCCTCTTTCCATAAAAAATCCTTTCGAATCAATCAGTTGCAAAAAAAATGTATTTATTTGAATTTTTTTCGCGACTTTTGGCCTCCTCATGTTACTAATATGGTAAATACCCTTTGGGAATCCCCCGGGGAGTGGTTAATGCGATCCCCCTTGCTACGCCGCTCTCCGATCCCCTGTGAAGCCCGCGAAAGCGGGCTTTTTTTTGTTTGAACCGTTGCGAATAACCGGAGATTAAGCGCTCTGCTGGATCCGGTGTTGCTTGACCGTAGTTGTTTGTTCGGGGAAATCGGTCCGGTAATGGGCACCGACGCTTTCTCGGCGTTCCAGGGCGGCCCGGGTGATCAGGGTGGCCACGGTGATCATGTTCTGTAGTTCCAGCCCGTTTTTTTCGTGATAGATTTCTTCAAGACAGGGTGTCCAATCCTGCAGACGTTCCACGGCTTCGGAGAGCGATTTCCCGCATCGAATGATGCCGACCCGGTCCCACATCAGTTTCCGTAGCATGCCGCGAAGTTCATTAAGCTCAGCCGGCGATTCATGGGCGGCAACCGGCCGGTCGGCATAAGGGTTGGCGATCCGGTCCGGGAGCGTATGAATCTGTTCTCCATAGCGGGCGGCTGCTTTTCCCGCACGAGTCCCGAAGACGATTCCTTCGAGGAGGGAATTGCTGGCCAGACGGTTGGCACCGTGGACCCCGGTGCAGGCGACTTCCCCGGCGGCGAAGAGGCCCGGAAGATTCGTCGCTCCGTCGAGATCGGTTTCCACACCCCCCATCATATAATGGGCGGCAGGACTGACGGGGATTCGGTCCCGTGTAATGTCGATCCCGTAGGAGAGACAGGTAGAATAGATCTGCGGGAACCGCCGACGGACAAAGGCAGCATCGAGATGGGTGAGGTCGAGATAGACATGAAAGCTTTTGGTGGAGACCATTTCCGATACAATGGCCCTGCTGACGATATCCCGTGGAGCCAGTTCCCGTTCGGGATGATAATTGCCGACAAATTTCCGTCCGAAAATATTCAGGAGCTTTGCCCCTTCGCCGCGCATTGCCTCGGAAAGGAGAAATGAAGGCGCTCCCGGAAGATAGAGGGTGGTCGGATGGAACTGTACAAACTCCATGTCAACCAGTTTGGCTCCGCTCCGGTAGGCCATGGCCATGCCGTCGCCCGTCGCTACCGACGGATTGGAAGTTCGCTGGTAAAGATATCCGGACCCTCCGGTGGCCAGCACGGTGGCCTTGGCCGTAATTGCCGAGATCTCTTTCTTCCGTTCGTCAAGAAGGTAGACTCCGTAACAGGCACCGTCGTGCATCAACAGATCGATGGTGTAGTGGTAATCGAATTTTCGGATATTTCGCAGGGTCTTGACATGGGCCAGCAGGCTGCGGACGACCTCCTTGCCGGTGGAATCACCATGAGAATGGACGATCCGCCGCTTGCTGTGGGCCGCCTCCCGGGTGAAGGCAAGTTTTGATCCTTCCCGGTCGAAGCGGGCCCCCCAGGCGATCAACTCAAGGATATGATCCGGGCCTTCCTCGACCAGGACCCGGACCGCTTCTTCGTTGCAGAGACCTGCGCCGGCGGCGATGGTGTCGTCGAAATGGAAGGTGATCTCGTCTTCGTCGCTTAAGACAACGGCAATGCCCCCCTGGGCATGGCCGGAACTTCCCGCCGAGGCCTCGTCCTTGGTGAGGACCAGTACTTCTCCGTATCGGCTCAATTCGATGGCGGCCAGGAGTCCGGCCACACCGCTGCCGATGACGAGGAAATCGGTCGAGGTTACGGGGAGTCTGGATGTCGGGATGTTTATCATCGGGAATACTCTATTCCATAGACGGCATCAATGTAAATTCTTTTTTCAACCTTGATGGTGTCGTAAAAAGTCACGAAGCCCTTCGACCCTTCGACCGGCTCAGGACAGGCCCTTCGACCGGCTCAGGACAGGCGTGCTCAGGGCGAACGGTGTAAGTGATTGATATTCCGTTCGTGGTGAGCCTGTCGAACCATGAACGG
The Deltaproteobacteria bacterium genome window above contains:
- the nadB gene encoding L-aspartate oxidase, with product MINIPTSRLPVTSTDFLVIGSGVAGLLAAIELSRYGEVLVLTKDEASAGSSGHAQGGIAVVLSDEDEITFHFDDTIAAGAGLCNEEAVRVLVEEGPDHILELIAWGARFDREGSKLAFTREAAHSKRRIVHSHGDSTGKEVVRSLLAHVKTLRNIRKFDYHYTIDLLMHDGACYGVYLLDERKKEISAITAKATVLATGGSGYLYQRTSNPSVATGDGMAMAYRSGAKLVDMEFVQFHPTTLYLPGAPSFLLSEAMRGEGAKLLNIFGRKFVGNYHPERELAPRDIVSRAIVSEMVSTKSFHVYLDLTHLDAAFVRRRFPQIYSTCLSYGIDITRDRIPVSPAAHYMMGGVETDLDGATNLPGLFAAGEVACTGVHGANRLASNSLLEGIVFGTRAGKAAARYGEQIHTLPDRIANPYADRPVAAHESPAELNELRGMLRKLMWDRVGIIRCGKSLSEAVERLQDWTPCLEEIYHEKNGLELQNMITVATLITRAALERRESVGAHYRTDFPEQTTTVKQHRIQQSA